In Campylobacter vulpis, a genomic segment contains:
- a CDS encoding AbgT family transporter → MQQQKFSFLNLVERLGNALPHPAMIFVYLTLILMISSALASYFGLSVNFGDKNIQIVNLLSMESFVKFTNSFVENYAKFPPLGVVLVAMIGISIAEHSGYLKSILRALVLSAPKALVSFFVVLAGIVSNLASDIGYVVLTPLAAMLFYSIGRHPLAGLAAAFAGVSGGYSANLLISTTDPLLAGITQSAAQIIDPNYIVGPEVNYYFMFVSTFVIAIVGAFITDKIIEPRLGVYESQDTQVEAIVGMDAKEKRAMILASLGALLYVALVLMMILPQDSLFRNAETGSFIKSPFIVGIIFFVFFLLAIPGIIYGFLNGTFKSSTDVVNAMSEGMKTMAMYLVIIFFAAQFISLFAQSNIGQYTAIKGAIFLKSLDLNPSLLILLFIAICAFINLFVASASAQWALISPVFVPMFMLLGYAPELVQAAYRIGDSTTNIITPLLSYMPIILSFAMKYQKNVGMGTMISLMLPYSMAFFVFWSALLYVWVFVFNLPLGPGVESFIAS, encoded by the coding sequence ATGCAACAACAAAAATTTTCTTTTCTTAATCTCGTCGAAAGGTTGGGTAATGCCCTCCCACATCCTGCTATGATTTTTGTTTATTTAACTCTTATACTGATGATAAGTTCAGCTTTGGCATCTTATTTTGGTTTAAGTGTAAATTTTGGCGATAAAAATATACAAATTGTCAATTTACTCAGTATGGAATCCTTTGTGAAATTTACAAATAGTTTTGTAGAAAATTACGCTAAATTTCCACCCCTTGGCGTTGTTTTAGTGGCTATGATAGGCATTAGCATTGCGGAGCATTCTGGCTATTTAAAAAGCATTTTAAGAGCCTTAGTTTTAAGTGCACCTAAGGCTTTGGTAAGCTTTTTCGTAGTTTTAGCAGGTATAGTGTCAAATCTCGCTTCAGATATAGGCTATGTCGTGCTAACTCCCCTTGCAGCTATGCTTTTTTACTCCATAGGTCGCCACCCTTTAGCTGGTTTGGCGGCGGCTTTTGCTGGGGTTTCTGGAGGATATAGTGCGAATTTACTGATTTCTACTACTGACCCCTTATTAGCAGGGATTACGCAAAGTGCCGCACAAATTATCGACCCAAATTATATCGTTGGACCTGAAGTTAATTATTATTTTATGTTTGTTTCTACCTTTGTAATTGCCATTGTGGGAGCGTTCATTACCGATAAGATTATCGAACCTCGCCTTGGCGTATATGAATCACAAGATACACAAGTAGAGGCTATTGTAGGTATGGACGCAAAAGAAAAGAGAGCTATGATACTCGCTTCTTTAGGTGCCTTACTTTATGTAGCTTTGGTTTTAATGATGATTTTACCGCAGGATAGTCTTTTTAGAAATGCAGAAACAGGTTCTTTCATAAAATCACCTTTCATCGTTGGGATTATCTTTTTTGTCTTTTTTCTTCTTGCAATACCGGGCATCATTTATGGGTTTTTAAATGGGACTTTTAAATCAAGCACTGATGTTGTCAATGCTATGAGTGAGGGAATGAAAACTATGGCGATGTATTTAGTCATCATCTTTTTTGCCGCACAATTTATCTCTCTTTTTGCACAAAGCAATATTGGACAATATACCGCCATCAAGGGTGCTATTTTTCTCAAAAGCTTAGATTTAAATCCTAGCTTATTAATACTCTTATTTATCGCCATTTGTGCTTTTATTAATCTTTTTGTCGCTTCAGCTTCTGCGCAGTGGGCTTTAATCTCGCCTGTGTTTGTTCCTATGTTTATGTTACTTGGCTATGCACCTGAGCTTGTGCAAGCGGCTTATCGTATCGGCGATTCAACGACTAATATTATCACGCCCCTACTAAGCTATATGCCAATTATCCTTAGTTTTGCTATGAAATATCAAAAAAATGTCGGTATGGGAACGATGATAAGTCTTATGTTGCCTTATTCTATGGCATTTTTTGTGTTTTGGTCAGCCTTACTTTATGTGTGGGTTTTCGTTTTCAACCTGCCTTTAGGTCCGGGCGTTGAAAGCTTTATTGCGAGTTAA
- a CDS encoding restriction endonuclease subunit S yields MSEIFTRKFSEVSGGRFDPQFYREAIFNNIKRLKERGFQKLKSIITESSYGILPPSDSYDPSNPITFIRATELKEDLQIDFNNALKVPHNFLLPRATLQKDDILIAVKGATIASKKSVAFVNSNITNTIFNGSIFRIRVDKTKYIPKCLAYVLDTSLLKMQCKSNLVANNAVDYLDKSVLENLLIPLPPIPTQQHIIDLMDKAYKAKKEKENKAKELLDSIDSYLLEELGIILPLRANNTLDSRIYTQKISALSGSRFDANYHQKYYRDLEKSLLSSPYPLVNLASLINNFKKGIEVGSSEYSQNKEIPFIRVSDITNNGIDFDNVQKFISASLFENLKAYKPKENELLYSKDGTVGICLEADTSQDYIISGGILRLELKAEVNKDFLCFLLGSYMMNVFANRVSIGAVIKHLNIGEFLNLKIPLPPLTEQKRIAKEISQRKTRAKALKQEAKELLESAKKEVEQIILNCVKKV; encoded by the coding sequence ATGAGTGAAATTTTTACAAGAAAATTTAGTGAAGTAAGTGGTGGGAGATTTGACCCACAATTTTATAGAGAAGCCATTTTTAACAATATAAAAAGACTTAAAGAGCGTGGCTTTCAAAAGCTAAAAAGTATAATTACTGAATCTAGCTATGGTATTTTACCGCCTAGCGATAGCTATGATCCTTCTAATCCTATTACTTTCATTAGAGCAACAGAATTAAAAGAAGACCTACAAATTGACTTCAACAATGCCTTGAAAGTGCCACATAATTTTTTACTTCCACGAGCAACACTGCAAAAGGACGATATATTGATTGCTGTAAAAGGGGCTACCATTGCTTCAAAAAAATCTGTGGCTTTTGTGAATTCTAATATCACAAACACCATTTTCAATGGTTCTATTTTTAGAATTAGAGTTGATAAGACAAAATATATTCCCAAGTGTTTAGCGTATGTTTTGGATACTTCACTATTAAAAATGCAGTGCAAAAGCAATTTAGTTGCTAATAATGCAGTCGATTATTTAGATAAAAGTGTATTAGAAAACCTACTTATCCCACTTCCGCCCATTCCCACACAACAGCACATTATTGACCTTATGGATAAAGCCTATAAAGCTAAAAAAGAGAAAGAAAATAAAGCCAAAGAACTTTTAGATTCTATTGACAGCTATCTTTTAGAAGAGCTTGGCATTATCCTGCCATTAAGAGCAAATAACACTCTAGATTCTAGAATCTACACGCAAAAGATAAGTGCCTTAAGTGGCTCTCGCTTTGATGCAAACTATCATCAAAAATATTATAGAGATTTAGAAAAATCCTTACTCTCTTCACCTTATCCCCTAGTCAATCTCGCCTCTTTAATCAACAATTTTAAAAAAGGCATAGAAGTCGGCAGCAGTGAATACTCTCAAAACAAAGAGATTCCATTTATCCGCGTGAGTGATATTACAAATAATGGCATAGATTTTGACAATGTGCAAAAGTTTATTTCCGCTTCTTTGTTTGAAAATCTTAAAGCCTATAAGCCTAAGGAAAATGAGCTTTTATACTCTAAAGATGGCACGGTAGGCATTTGCCTAGAGGCTGATACAAGCCAAGATTACATCATTAGCGGAGGAATTTTGCGTTTAGAATTAAAGGCGGAAGTGAATAAAGACTTTTTATGCTTTTTGCTTGGCTCTTATATGATGAATGTCTTTGCAAATCGTGTAAGCATTGGTGCGGTGATTAAGCATTTAAATATAGGCGAGTTTTTAAACCTAAAAATCCCCCTGCCACCACTCACAGAGCAAAAAAGAATCGCTAAAGAAATAAGCCAAAGAAAAACAAGGGCAAAGGCATTAAAGCAAGAAGCAAAAGAACTTTTAGAATCTGCTAAAAAAGAAGTAGAGCAAATTATTCTAAATTGTGTAAAAAAGGTGTAA
- a CDS encoding restriction endonuclease subunit M has translation MNIFEQDLLDEGIAKELIAFDENNEYITYCYQDKRRKYTNPEEQIQALAFLKLILQYGYPVERIKLFDSVKMGSSTREADIIVFSDEQCLAPYIVVECKKQDISDLEFKNAVDQAFSYATTELASYAWVTSGLKDEYFQVLKERPRQRSSLPDIPHFGSKEIPEYKYVAGGERKNKKYFDLIKIEQDQLTQIFKQAHNALWGGGELNPSTAFDELDKLIFCKIWDEKNTPDGEPYKFQIYAKDKQDDEIINQRLAQRVNELYEEGRKKDPEVFKEDIRLNHAKIRAVVGYLEKINLSETDLDSKGRAFETFMGSFFRGDFGQYFTPREIVKFVVDVLPISNTSFVLDTSCGSGGFLLHALDKVRKQADEKFSIDPNKENTNINLEKFKKHFNYWHSFAEKNLFGIEINEQIARVAKMNMIIHDDGHTNVIVYDGLAPISEESIKQSESEEAKKRKERLNKLAIGKQNKDFKPNHFDFIITNPPFGSTIKQTEKAYLHQYNFGNTESSWLDLKPYRKGKENQSTEVLFIEQAHRFLKDKGILAIVIPDGILTNSSLQTIRDGIEEMYRIIAVISMPQSAFSHTGAGVKSSVLFLQKHCQEQTQKIKSFKEKLQHTLKISQQYESKMRDLEISKKKELKDLNAKYPSQEDKETQLYKDTKAHISTEYKEKVATLQDTMTELYQQEKSRLFETQGLDYEIFMAIAEDIGYDATGKPTGNNELDIIGEKLREFIKGLV, from the coding sequence ATGAATATTTTTGAGCAAGATTTGTTAGATGAGGGAATTGCAAAGGAACTCATTGCATTTGATGAAAATAACGAATACATCACTTATTGCTATCAAGATAAAAGACGCAAATATACCAATCCAGAAGAACAAATCCAAGCCCTAGCGTTTTTAAAGCTGATTTTGCAATACGGCTATCCGGTAGAGCGTATCAAGCTTTTTGATTCTGTGAAAATGGGAAGCTCTACAAGAGAAGCTGATATTATCGTGTTTAGCGATGAGCAATGCCTTGCCCCCTATATTGTCGTTGAGTGTAAAAAACAAGACATTTCTGACCTTGAATTTAAAAATGCGGTAGATCAAGCTTTTAGCTACGCGACCACAGAGCTTGCTTCTTATGCTTGGGTTACTTCTGGGTTAAAAGATGAATATTTCCAAGTCTTAAAAGAGCGTCCAAGACAAAGAAGCTCGTTGCCTGATATTCCACATTTTGGCTCAAAAGAAATCCCAGAATACAAATATGTCGCAGGCGGAGAAAGGAAAAATAAAAAGTATTTTGATTTAATTAAAATTGAGCAAGACCAATTAACACAAATTTTCAAACAAGCACACAATGCCCTTTGGGGTGGTGGCGAGCTAAATCCTAGCACAGCTTTTGATGAGCTTGATAAATTGATATTCTGTAAGATTTGGGACGAGAAAAACACTCCAGATGGCGAACCATATAAATTTCAAATCTATGCCAAAGATAAGCAAGATGATGAAATAATCAATCAAAGATTAGCCCAAAGAGTTAATGAGCTTTATGAAGAAGGGCGTAAAAAAGACCCGGAAGTCTTTAAAGAAGACATTCGCTTAAATCACGCAAAAATTCGTGCCGTGGTGGGCTATTTAGAGAAAATTAACCTTTCAGAAACAGATTTAGATTCCAAAGGAAGAGCTTTTGAGACCTTTATGGGTTCGTTTTTTAGGGGAGATTTTGGGCAGTATTTTACACCTAGAGAGATTGTAAAATTCGTTGTAGATGTTTTGCCAATTAGTAATACTTCTTTTGTGCTTGATACAAGCTGTGGAAGTGGTGGATTTTTGCTTCATGCTTTGGATAAAGTCCGCAAACAAGCAGATGAAAAGTTTTCAATAGACCCAAATAAAGAAAATACAAACATAAATTTAGAGAAATTTAAGAAACATTTTAATTATTGGCACTCTTTTGCAGAGAAAAATTTATTTGGTATAGAAATCAACGAGCAAATAGCAAGAGTGGCTAAAATGAATATGATTATCCACGATGATGGACACACCAATGTCATTGTTTATGATGGTTTAGCTCCAATTAGTGAAGAATCCATAAAGCAAAGCGAAAGTGAAGAAGCAAAAAAGCGTAAAGAAAGGCTCAATAAACTTGCCATTGGAAAGCAAAACAAAGATTTTAAACCCAATCATTTTGACTTTATCATTACTAATCCTCCCTTTGGCTCTACAATCAAACAAACAGAAAAGGCGTATCTGCACCAATATAATTTTGGTAATACAGAGTCTTCTTGGCTAGATCTAAAGCCTTATAGAAAGGGCAAAGAAAATCAAAGCACAGAAGTTTTATTTATAGAACAAGCACATAGATTTTTAAAGGATAAGGGTATTTTAGCAATTGTAATTCCTGATGGGATTTTGACAAATTCTAGTTTGCAAACTATCCGCGATGGTATAGAGGAAATGTATAGAATCATCGCTGTTATTTCTATGCCACAATCTGCCTTTTCTCACACTGGAGCTGGGGTAAAAAGCTCTGTATTATTCCTGCAAAAACACTGCCAAGAACAAACGCAAAAAATCAAATCTTTCAAAGAAAAATTGCAACATACCTTAAAAATATCCCAACAATACGAAAGCAAAATGCGAGATTTAGAAATATCAAAGAAAAAAGAATTAAAAGACCTAAACGCCAAGTATCCAAGCCAAGAAGACAAAGAAACGCAACTCTACAAAGACACAAAAGCACATATCAGCACAGAATATAAAGAAAAAGTTGCCACCCTGCAAGATACTATGACAGAACTTTACCAGCAAGAAAAATCAAGACTTTTTGAGACTCAAGGGCTTGATTATGAGATTTTTATGGCGATAGCTGAAGATATTGGCTATGATGCCACAGGCAAACCCACAGGGAATAATGAGCTAGATATTATTGGCGAAAAGCTAAGAGAGTTTATCAAGGGCTTGGTATGA
- a CDS encoding amino acid adenylation domain-containing protein codes for MICHIDDFLQKSVKKFPQKMLFKEMGGVSITYKEFDDLSQKVASKLLSTLTPTFTQSPILIILPKSINTLISFFAVAKSGNFYTLLDEKMPLERIEKIISVLKPKAFITSKSLNLKLDLATLYTEDFESYERDEEALTKARLRHIDTNLLYVFFTSGSTGVPKGVSISHKSVIDYAFWVSEEFELDENEVIANQAPLYFDNSILDIFPTIKEGGSVHLVPNSLFAFPLKVLEYLENEGVNTIFWVPSVLIYFANTQALEKFKLKKLKKVLFCGEIMPNKQLNYWRTHLPHTLFANLYGPTEITDVCCFYKVDREFKDDELLPIGKACKNTELLVFDENKNFINEVGKKGELYVRGTSLSLGYYNDTEKTKAAFIQNPLHNNYLDLLYKTGDIVAYNEFGELLCYGRIDNQIKFKGHRIELGEIEAVLNSHEKIKNSACIFKDDKLIAFYESEEELDLKGFLKEKLPPYMIASSFVRVEKFALNANGKIDRKVLSEWV; via the coding sequence ATGATATGTCATATTGATGACTTTTTACAAAAAAGTGTGAAAAAATTCCCTCAAAAAATGCTTTTTAAGGAAATGGGGGGAGTAAGTATCACTTATAAAGAATTTGATGATTTAAGTCAAAAGGTTGCTAGCAAACTTTTAAGCACTCTCACACCTACTTTTACGCAAAGTCCTATTTTAATCATCTTACCTAAAAGCATTAACACGCTTATTAGTTTTTTTGCTGTGGCAAAGAGTGGGAATTTTTATACCCTACTTGATGAAAAAATGCCCCTTGAAAGAATAGAAAAAATCATTAGTGTTTTAAAACCTAAGGCTTTCATCACTTCAAAAAGTTTAAATTTAAAGCTTGATTTAGCTACACTTTATACAGAAGATTTTGAAAGTTATGAAAGAGATGAAGAAGCTTTAACAAAGGCTAGATTAAGACATATTGATACCAATTTACTTTATGTCTTTTTTACAAGTGGTAGCACGGGAGTGCCTAAGGGAGTAAGCATAAGTCATAAAAGTGTGATTGATTATGCTTTTTGGGTGAGTGAGGAATTTGAGCTTGATGAAAATGAAGTGATAGCTAATCAAGCGCCGCTTTATTTTGACAATTCTATCCTTGATATTTTCCCTACTATTAAGGAGGGTGGCTCGGTGCATTTAGTGCCAAATTCACTTTTTGCCTTTCCACTTAAGGTGCTTGAATACCTAGAAAATGAGGGGGTTAATACCATTTTTTGGGTGCCTTCGGTGCTAATTTATTTTGCAAACACTCAGGCTTTAGAAAAATTTAAGCTTAAAAAGCTTAAAAAAGTGCTTTTTTGTGGAGAAATTATGCCTAATAAACAGCTTAATTACTGGAGAACGCACCTCCCCCACACCCTCTTTGCTAATCTTTATGGACCTACTGAAATCACTGATGTGTGTTGTTTTTATAAGGTAGATAGAGAATTTAAAGATGATGAGCTTTTACCCATAGGAAAAGCTTGTAAAAATACAGAGCTTTTAGTTTTTGATGAAAATAAAAATTTCATTAATGAAGTAGGGAAAAAGGGAGAGCTTTATGTAAGAGGAACTAGCCTTTCTTTAGGTTATTACAATGACACGGAAAAAACAAAAGCAGCCTTTATACAAAATCCTTTGCATAACAATTATTTAGACTTACTTTATAAAACAGGAGATATTGTCGCTTATAATGAATTTGGGGAATTACTATGTTATGGAAGAATTGATAATCAAATCAAATTTAAAGGACATAGAATAGAGCTTGGTGAGATAGAAGCTGTGTTAAATTCTCACGAAAAGATTAAAAATAGTGCTTGTATCTTTAAAGATGATAAACTCATTGCTTTTTATGAGAGTGAAGAGGAGCTTGATTTGAAAGGGTTTTTGAAGGAAAAACTCCCCCCTTATATGATAGCCTCAAGTTTTGTAAGGGTGGAAAAATTCGCCCTTAATGCAAATGGTAAGATTGATAGGAAGGTTTTGAGTGAATGGGTTTGA
- a CDS encoding DUF2920 family protein, which produces MLVDKTYKIKSCDDVELGIKRESKLEFRLCYEDKKEIKALIFIIPGLGADSDENYREHLAGFVASEFEAAVVSVNYHCIGNRSLTGVDFFLDEIDKMIIDEFCKSIHFKTPPLDSINSKEALTALLELINAQILKLKQQKRLNDSFHPTLTATLKPARNEYNNFGIMSALDILNALFYVQKNAPFSTGGGGVSIRNLPVILIGSSHGGYLAHLVSKIAPWAIDGVIDNSGYAKFPWRFIGFGKEIDYMEHISVGTAYKEINLHCFDKTFWTSNRYSPNFFSPARRKIRYILEPKHLEIQAKYPKPIYVSYHSIQDKDIAPPDEKQELYVLYEKLGFKAKLNLIKKESQIDGKFIKSLEHGLDMSIKSLISKELFPMLTQIFAHPKPPCKNKSISYPSDDLLYHFSQKNAKMHLEISKVEDA; this is translated from the coding sequence ATGCTTGTGGATAAAACTTATAAGATTAAAAGTTGTGATGATGTAGAACTTGGGATTAAGAGGGAAAGTAAGCTGGAATTTAGGCTGTGTTATGAGGATAAAAAAGAAATTAAAGCCCTTATCTTCATCATTCCCGGACTTGGTGCGGATTCTGATGAGAATTATAGGGAACATTTAGCTGGGTTTGTAGCAAGCGAATTTGAAGCAGCTGTTGTGAGTGTGAATTACCACTGCATAGGTAATCGCTCTCTTACTGGAGTAGATTTTTTCTTAGATGAAATCGATAAAATGATTATAGATGAGTTTTGTAAAAGTATCCATTTTAAAACGCCTCCTTTAGACTCTATTAATTCCAAAGAAGCCCTTACCGCACTTTTAGAGCTTATTAACGCACAAATTCTTAAACTTAAGCAGCAAAAAAGACTTAATGATAGTTTTCACCCCACACTTACAGCCACCCTAAAACCTGCGAGAAATGAATATAATAATTTTGGCATTATGTCCGCCCTTGACATCTTAAACGCTCTTTTTTATGTGCAAAAAAATGCCCCTTTTAGCACGGGGGGGGGGGGGGTAAGCATTAGGAATTTACCTGTTATTTTAATCGGTTCATCTCACGGAGGCTACTTAGCACACTTAGTGAGTAAAATCGCTCCTTGGGCGATAGATGGGGTCATAGATAATTCAGGTTATGCGAAATTTCCTTGGCGTTTTATAGGCTTTGGTAAAGAAATTGATTATATGGAGCATATATCCGTAGGCACGGCTTATAAGGAGATTAATCTACATTGTTTTGATAAAACCTTTTGGACTTCTAATCGATATTCGCCTAATTTTTTCTCCCCTGCAAGAAGAAAAATCCGCTATATTTTAGAGCCAAAACACCTTGAAATTCAAGCTAAGTATCCCAAACCCATTTATGTGAGCTATCACTCCATACAGGATAAGGACATCGCTCCACCTGATGAAAAACAAGAACTTTACGTCCTTTATGAAAAGCTAGGCTTTAAGGCAAAATTAAATTTGATAAAAAAGGAAAGTCAAATCGATGGCAAATTTATTAAGAGTTTAGAACATGGCTTAGATATGTCTATAAAAAGCCTTATTAGCAAAGAACTTTTCCCAATGCTCACCCAAATTTTCGCCCACCCAAAACCCCCTTGTAAAAACAAAAGCATAAGCTATCCAAGTGATGATTTGCTTTATCATTTTTCGCAAAAAAATGCTAAAATGCACCTAGAAATTTCAAAGGTAGAAGATGCTTAA
- a CDS encoding AAC(3) family N-acetyltransferase, whose protein sequence is MNFLQAKDKIYSKKDFYEALKSVGIERGECICVHTELFNLGIALVGREEFLGILLEVFKELLGENGTLIMPTFTYDFCKGRDFDKKNHKSTMGVLTEFFRLQEGVLRSDDPIYSFAIWGKDKRDFLSPTPTCFSENCVYDILAKKGGKIVLLGTDKVGYTFTHFIEERARVSYRYYKEFSGKIIDERGLVREKSIQFYVRDLKQEKSIFSVPKQVDILKANHNFRRESFANACIVSIKARAYLKDTLSILAQDEKALL, encoded by the coding sequence GTGAATTTTTTACAAGCTAAAGATAAAATTTATAGCAAAAAAGATTTTTACGAAGCACTAAAGAGTGTAGGCATAGAGCGTGGGGAGTGCATTTGTGTGCATACAGAGCTTTTTAATTTAGGCATAGCTTTGGTGGGGCGTGAGGAATTTTTGGGCATTTTGCTAGAAGTTTTTAAAGAACTTTTAGGGGAAAATGGCACACTCATTATGCCGACTTTCACTTATGATTTTTGCAAGGGCAGGGATTTTGATAAAAAAAATCACAAAAGCACTATGGGCGTTTTGACAGAGTTTTTTAGATTGCAAGAGGGGGTTTTACGCAGTGATGACCCTATTTATTCTTTTGCAATTTGGGGGAAAGATAAGAGGGATTTTTTAAGCCCAACGCCTACTTGCTTTAGTGAAAACTGCGTTTATGACATCTTGGCTAAAAAGGGTGGCAAAATCGTGCTTTTAGGCACAGATAAAGTGGGTTATACCTTTACGCATTTTATTGAAGAAAGAGCAAGGGTAAGTTACCGCTATTATAAAGAATTTAGCGGGAAAATCATCGATGAAAGGGGCTTGGTGCGTGAGAAAAGCATACAATTTTATGTAAGAGATTTAAAGCAAGAAAAAAGTATTTTTTCTGTGCCAAAACAAGTTGATATTTTAAAAGCAAATCATAATTTTAGGCGTGAAAGCTTTGCAAATGCTTGTATAGTCAGCATAAAAGCAAGAGCCTATTTAAAGGATACTTTAAGCATTTTAGCTCAAGATGAAAAAGCTCTTTTGTAA
- a CDS encoding DUF4910 domain-containing protein, with protein MGDIVDSLDFRSASFSKTSNALYALATRLFPICRSITGEGFRASLEILKAEYETRGGGVSPFQIHALASGSKVFDWTIPPEWSVKDAYIITPQNEKICDFKKHNLHLLNYSTPINTELDFEELDKHLYSLKELPNAIPYVTSYYKRRWGFCLTHHQRLKLSKGKYRVFIDSKHDEKGVLNYADLVIPSTTGLKDEILISTYLCHPSMANNELSGPCVAIFLAKWLHTLNTRKYNYRFVFVPETIGSIAYLSKHLKHLQKRVRAGFVLSCVGDEKNYSLIHSPKANTLSDKVAFHTLKNKKNFKEFSFLYRGSDERQYCSALVNLPVVCVCRTRFGDFKEYHTSLDDLSLITPKGLGGALEAMEEMILNLENNATYKSAVFCEPNLGKRGLYPTLNLRNQPPQISTFLALCDGENDVLDIAQMMNLQGYELENIIKDLLKYNLIKRIKL; from the coding sequence ATGGGGGATATTGTGGATAGTTTAGATTTTCGCTCTGCCTCCTTTTCAAAAACTTCGAACGCTCTTTATGCCTTAGCTACAAGACTTTTTCCAATATGCCGTTCTATCACAGGTGAGGGTTTTAGGGCTAGTCTTGAAATTTTAAAAGCAGAGTATGAAACACGGGGGGGGGGGGTAAGCCCATTTCAAATTCACGCCCTAGCCTCTGGAAGTAAAGTTTTTGACTGGACTATCCCGCCTGAGTGGAGTGTAAAAGACGCTTATATCATCACGCCACAAAATGAAAAAATTTGTGATTTTAAAAAGCATAATCTTCATCTTTTAAATTACTCCACCCCCATAAATACCGAGTTAGATTTTGAAGAGCTTGATAAACATCTTTATTCCTTAAAAGAGCTGCCAAATGCTATCCCTTATGTAACGAGTTATTATAAAAGGCGTTGGGGCTTTTGCCTAACTCATCATCAAAGATTAAAGCTTAGTAAGGGAAAATACCGCGTTTTTATAGACTCTAAACACGATGAAAAGGGTGTTTTAAATTATGCAGATCTTGTGATACCAAGCACCACGGGCTTAAAAGATGAAATTCTCATCTCAACCTATCTTTGCCACCCTTCTATGGCAAATAATGAATTAAGCGGTCCTTGCGTAGCTATCTTTTTAGCAAAATGGCTTCACACGCTAAACACTCGCAAATACAATTATCGCTTTGTTTTCGTGCCTGAAACCATAGGAAGCATAGCCTATTTATCAAAGCATTTAAAGCATTTACAAAAAAGAGTCCGGGCAGGTTTTGTTCTAAGCTGTGTAGGCGATGAAAAAAATTATTCACTAATTCACAGCCCAAAAGCTAATACTTTAAGCGATAAAGTCGCCTTTCATACCCTTAAAAACAAGAAAAATTTTAAGGAATTTAGCTTTTTATACCGCGGCAGTGATGAGAGGCAGTATTGTAGTGCTTTAGTGAATTTACCTGTGGTTTGCGTGTGTAGGACGCGTTTTGGAGACTTTAAGGAGTATCATACGAGCTTAGATGATTTAAGCCTCATCACGCCTAAAGGTTTGGGTGGGGCTTTAGAGGCTATGGAGGAGATGATTTTAAATTTAGAAAATAACGCTACTTACAAAAGTGCCGTTTTTTGTGAGCCAAATTTGGGTAAAAGAGGGCTTTATCCAACGCTTAATTTACGCAATCAGCCTCCACAAATTTCCACCTTTTTAGCCCTTTGTGATGGCGAAAATGATGTTTTGGACATCGCACAGATGATGAATTTACAAGGCTATGAGCTAGAAAACATCATTAAGGATTTACTAAAATATAATTTAATCAAAAGGATAAAGCTGTGA